In one Bacteroidota bacterium genomic region, the following are encoded:
- a CDS encoding glycosyltransferase family 2 protein, whose protein sequence is MELLFWVFFAIVFYTFFGYGILVFLLVKVKNVLWPKKKQFDDTFLPEITLIVPSYNEADFILQKVENSKSLDYPKDKLKIIFVTDGSDDGTYEKIKDIDGIMAMHVPERGGKSGAMNRAMGFVTTEYVVFCDANTILNKESLREIVKHYQNPRNGAVACEKRIIQKDKENASSAGEGLYWKYESFLKKYDSDLYTTAGAAGELMSCRTALYQHLEPDTLLDDFMLTMRIAEKGYRIVYEPKAYAMETASMSVKEELKRKVRICAGGWQSIMRLGNLLNPFYNFPLWFIYVSRKVLRWSLTPLCMLLLLPLNILLALDGTIFYILLLIGQIAFYSAALLGWYFENRKIKFKAFFVPYYFFIMNYSVFAGFVRFIRKRQSVRWERAKRA, encoded by the coding sequence ATTGAACTACTGTTTTGGGTGTTTTTTGCCATTGTGTTCTATACCTTTTTCGGGTATGGCATTCTGGTGTTTCTTTTAGTGAAGGTGAAAAATGTACTGTGGCCTAAAAAGAAACAGTTTGATGATACTTTTTTACCCGAAATTACCCTGATAGTACCCAGCTACAACGAGGCCGACTTTATACTGCAAAAGGTTGAAAACAGCAAAAGCCTTGATTACCCTAAGGATAAACTGAAGATAATTTTTGTAACCGACGGCAGCGACGACGGCACTTACGAAAAGATAAAAGACATTGACGGTATTATGGCCATGCACGTGCCCGAACGGGGTGGAAAATCAGGGGCGATGAACCGTGCAATGGGCTTTGTAACTACTGAATATGTGGTATTTTGTGATGCCAATACGATACTGAATAAAGAATCGCTGCGCGAGATTGTGAAGCACTACCAAAACCCAAGAAACGGCGCGGTAGCTTGTGAAAAACGCATCATACAAAAGGATAAGGAAAACGCCAGCAGTGCCGGCGAGGGTTTGTACTGGAAGTACGAATCGTTTTTGAAGAAATACGACAGCGATTTATATACCACAGCAGGTGCAGCAGGTGAGTTGATGAGCTGCCGCACTGCCCTTTACCAACATTTAGAACCCGACACATTACTGGATGATTTTATGCTTACCATGCGCATTGCTGAAAAGGGCTACCGTATTGTGTACGAACCCAAAGCATACGCTATGGAAACGGCTTCAATGTCGGTAAAAGAAGAGTTGAAACGTAAGGTGCGTATTTGTGCAGGCGGTTGGCAAAGCATTATGCGTCTGGGCAATTTGCTCAACCCGTTCTATAATTTTCCCTTGTGGTTTATTTATGTGTCGCGTAAAGTGTTAAGATGGTCGCTTACCCCACTGTGCATGCTGCTATTATTACCGCTAAACATCCTTTTAGCTCTTGATGGTACTATATTTTATATCCTGCTGTTAATAGGCCAAATTGCGTTTTACAGTGCTGCTCTATTGGGCTGGTACTTTGAGAACCGCAAAATAAAGTTCAAAGCGTTTTTTGTGCCCTATTACTTCTTCATCATGAACTACTCAGTGTTTGCGGGTTTTGTTCGCTTTATCCGTAAACGCCAGTCGGTTAGGTGGGAACGTGCAAAAAGGGCTTAA
- a CDS encoding tetratricopeptide repeat protein — protein sequence MHLLKKISFLLLLALGCTGLYAQDNADEALAAQYFANGEFDKAAVLYEKLLDKTTQSPYYYDNLLTCYFKLKEFDKAEKTVKKQKKRFPDNTYYRVDLGFVYEKKGEQKDAEEEYEDCLKKMGKAPAQEEIAALTNAFVKRDLYSWAIKTIEKARKLYNDNNIMALDLGSLYLKTGNKERMITEYLNHLSIFPEEITSVQNNFLDRFTNDEDWKLLKKEILTRIQKAPDGVYTEMLLWLLVQQKDFYGAFLQFRALDKRNKEDGRRMIELAELAITNDALDVAVDCYKYIIGLGIDKIFYLDARNGLLTVSYKKITETGEYDAAFITETEKNYKEFIAEVGENYISAPAMRQLAHLYNYYFDRPKEAIELLKRAIEIPRMNKSFTAECKLELGDAYLVWGDIWEAQLLYGQVDKDFKDEPLGQEAKFRNARLSFYKGEFEWAQAQLDVLKSATSHLISNNAIELSMVIQDNYGFEDGDDSALMLYAEANLLLLRNDPDLALLKLDSIKIKYPTHSLNDEVLLSKARVFAKKKMYKEAIAYYTDVYTNFSYDILADNALFEAAELYERQLGDKEKAKELYEKLVIDYPGSLHTVEARKRFRRLRGDNIKDIPQDVLDYQQQQY from the coding sequence ATGCACTTGCTAAAAAAAATATCCTTTTTGCTGCTATTGGCCTTAGGCTGTACCGGCCTATATGCCCAAGACAATGCCGATGAGGCATTGGCAGCCCAATACTTTGCCAACGGTGAGTTTGACAAAGCCGCCGTTTTGTATGAGAAGCTGTTGGATAAAACCACGCAATCGCCCTACTATTACGATAATTTACTTACCTGCTATTTTAAACTGAAAGAGTTTGACAAAGCAGAAAAGACGGTAAAAAAGCAGAAAAAGCGTTTTCCCGATAATACGTATTACAGGGTAGATTTAGGTTTTGTGTATGAGAAGAAAGGGGAGCAAAAGGATGCCGAGGAAGAATACGAAGACTGTTTGAAAAAAATGGGCAAAGCCCCCGCACAAGAAGAGATAGCAGCACTTACTAATGCGTTTGTGAAACGCGATCTTTATTCTTGGGCAATAAAAACAATAGAGAAAGCCCGCAAGCTGTATAACGACAACAACATTATGGCCTTGGATTTAGGCTCGTTGTATTTGAAGACCGGTAACAAAGAACGGATGATTACTGAATACCTGAATCACCTGTCAATATTTCCCGAAGAGATTACCTCAGTACAAAACAATTTCTTAGACCGTTTCACCAACGATGAAGATTGGAAACTGCTGAAAAAGGAGATTCTCACCCGCATACAAAAAGCTCCTGATGGGGTGTACACCGAAATGTTATTGTGGTTGCTGGTGCAGCAAAAAGATTTTTACGGGGCTTTTCTTCAGTTCAGGGCGTTGGATAAACGTAATAAAGAAGACGGCAGGCGTATGATTGAACTGGCTGAGTTGGCTATTACCAACGATGCGCTTGACGTGGCTGTGGATTGCTACAAATACATTATTGGTTTAGGTATTGACAAGATTTTTTACTTGGATGCCCGCAACGGCTTGCTTACGGTCAGTTACAAAAAGATAACCGAAACAGGGGAGTACGATGCTGCCTTTATCACCGAAACTGAAAAGAACTACAAAGAGTTTATTGCCGAAGTTGGTGAGAATTATATCTCAGCACCCGCGATGCGTCAACTGGCGCACTTGTATAATTATTATTTTGACAGACCGAAGGAAGCCATTGAGTTATTAAAACGGGCGATTGAAATACCCCGCATGAATAAATCGTTTACGGCTGAATGCAAGCTGGAGCTTGGCGATGCATACTTAGTATGGGGCGATATTTGGGAAGCACAGTTGCTATACGGGCAGGTAGATAAAGACTTTAAAGATGAACCGTTGGGGCAAGAAGCTAAATTTCGCAATGCTCGATTGTCATTCTATAAAGGCGAGTTTGAGTGGGCACAGGCGCAGTTGGATGTGCTGAAATCGGCAACCAGCCATTTGATTTCTAACAACGCCATAGAATTAAGCATGGTGATACAGGATAATTACGGGTTTGAAGACGGTGATGACAGTGCATTAATGCTGTATGCCGAAGCCAACCTGCTGCTGCTGCGCAATGACCCCGATTTGGCTTTGCTAAAATTAGACAGTATTAAAATTAAATATCCTACCCACTCGCTAAACGATGAAGTGCTGTTGAGCAAAGCCCGTGTGTTTGCCAAAAAGAAAATGTACAAAGAGGCTATCGCCTATTATACCGATGTGTACACCAACTTTAGCTACGATATTTTAGCTGATAATGCTCTTTTTGAAGCAGCCGAGTTGTATGAAAGGCAATTGGGAGATAAAGAGAAGGCCAAAGAATTGTACGAAAAACTGGTGATTGATTACCCCGGAAGCTTACATACCGTTGAAGCCCGTAAACGTTTCCGCCGCTTGCGCGGTGATAATATCAAAGATATTCCTCAAGATGTGCTTGATTATCAACAGCAACAATATTAA
- a CDS encoding DUF1697 domain-containing protein, whose protein sequence is MKKYIAILRGVNVSGHNIMPMKELKAAMEKAGFSNVATYIQSGNVVFEHSGTSENEQAAKLTALIKSTFGYDVPVLVRTVDYMKQVHESNPFFKREDVDTEKLHITFLGDEPLAQNIATANTYSYLPDEFIIEGKAVYVYCPNGYGNTKLTNTFFEGKLKVAATTRNLKTVVKLIEMGS, encoded by the coding sequence ATGAAAAAATACATTGCAATACTACGCGGCGTAAATGTGAGCGGACACAATATAATGCCCATGAAGGAACTGAAAGCAGCTATGGAAAAGGCGGGCTTTAGCAATGTAGCTACTTACATACAAAGCGGTAATGTGGTATTTGAACATTCAGGGACTTCGGAAAATGAGCAGGCGGCTAAATTAACCGCCTTGATAAAAAGCACGTTTGGGTACGATGTTCCGGTGTTGGTGCGCACGGTTGATTACATGAAACAGGTGCATGAATCCAATCCCTTTTTTAAACGTGAAGATGTAGATACTGAAAAACTGCACATTACCTTTTTGGGTGATGAACCGTTGGCACAAAACATAGCTACTGCCAACACATATTCTTATTTGCCCGATGAGTTTATTATTGAGGGCAAGGCCGTGTACGTGTATTGCCCAAACGGGTATGGAAACACTAAGCTGACTAATACCTTTTTTGAGGGTAAGCTGAAAGTGGCAGCCACCACGCGCAACCTTAAAACAGTAGTGAAACTGATTGAAATGGGAAGTTAA
- a CDS encoding class I SAM-dependent methyltransferase, with the protein MKDYYKYTGYTYVEEFKRLDFIVGQVQKNVTPPAKILDIGCGNGNLSMVLGSLGYEVKGIDVDDTSIETAKKNNTFTNVSFDVADANKFTMNDEFDLIVCTEVLEHLTVPDELVQSAYRILKPGGTMIVTVPNGFGPREALMTKPMQWMMRNGHTDTLLKIKRFFGYKHATHQSSNPDLTHIQFFTRKSLYKMMQNAGFKFMAFGKSNFLDQVFPFSLVAKRVKALQKIDSKVADILPPACTNGFYTSWKK; encoded by the coding sequence ATGAAGGATTATTACAAATACACCGGATACACTTACGTTGAAGAGTTTAAACGCCTAGATTTTATTGTAGGACAAGTGCAAAAAAACGTAACACCTCCTGCCAAAATATTAGATATCGGTTGCGGTAATGGTAACCTATCGATGGTACTTGGCAGTTTGGGATATGAAGTAAAAGGTATTGATGTGGATGATACCTCGATAGAAACTGCTAAAAAAAATAATACGTTTACTAACGTGAGTTTTGATGTAGCCGATGCAAACAAATTCACCATGAATGATGAGTTTGATTTGATTGTGTGTACTGAAGTTTTGGAACACTTAACCGTGCCCGATGAGTTGGTACAATCGGCATACAGGATATTAAAACCGGGCGGTACTATGATTGTTACCGTACCCAACGGTTTTGGCCCCCGCGAAGCCTTGATGACCAAACCCATGCAATGGATGATGCGCAACGGCCACACCGATACATTGCTTAAAATTAAACGCTTTTTTGGCTATAAACATGCTACCCACCAAAGCAGCAACCCCGATTTGACGCACATACAGTTTTTTACCCGCAAATCGTTGTATAAGATGATGCAAAATGCAGGGTTTAAATTTATGGCCTTTGGTAAATCTAATTTCTTAGACCAAGTATTCCCCTTTTCGTTGGTGGCTAAACGTGTAAAAGCCCTACAGAAAATTGACAGTAAAGTGGCCGACATTTTGCCTCCTGCCTGTACCAACGGTTTTTATACCTCGTGGAAAAAGTAG
- a CDS encoding SRPBCC domain-containing protein, translating to MDTTPFVIERTFDAPINKVWQALTDREKMAKWYFTLDSFEAVVGFEFSFSGGSEQQTYLHLCQVTAVEFEKKLSYTWRYDGYPGNSEVTFELFADGDKTHLKLTHEGLHTFAGNGPDFVRACFAEGWTEIVGNLLKRYVEAN from the coding sequence ATGGATACAACACCTTTTGTTATTGAAAGAACATTTGACGCACCGATAAACAAAGTATGGCAAGCCCTTACCGATAGGGAAAAAATGGCTAAATGGTATTTTACCCTTGACAGTTTTGAGGCTGTTGTTGGGTTTGAGTTTAGCTTTAGCGGGGGCAGTGAACAGCAAACCTATTTGCACTTGTGCCAAGTAACTGCTGTTGAGTTTGAGAAAAAACTAAGCTACACATGGCGATACGATGGCTACCCGGGCAATTCGGAAGTGACATTTGAGTTATTTGCCGATGGAGATAAAACCCATTTAAAACTTACACACGAAGGGTTGCACACCTTTGCAGGTAACGGACCTGATTTTGTGAGAGCTTGCTTTGCAGAAGGCTGGACCGAAATTGTAGGCAACCTTTTAAAACGCTACGTTGAGGCAAATTAA
- a CDS encoding winged helix-turn-helix transcriptional regulator: protein MRRDVFQAIADPTRRQIIGLLAKNPMTLNTVAEKFEISRPAISKHVRILTECGLITVKKQGRERFCSARPEKIKEVADWTEQYRIFWTAKLDALEDFLKSE, encoded by the coding sequence ATGCGTAGAGACGTTTTCCAGGCAATTGCCGACCCGACAAGGCGACAAATTATCGGGCTGCTGGCAAAAAATCCGATGACCCTTAATACGGTTGCCGAGAAGTTTGAGATTAGCCGGCCGGCAATTTCTAAGCACGTGCGAATACTTACAGAATGTGGTTTGATAACTGTGAAAAAACAGGGCAGGGAACGATTTTGCAGTGCCCGACCTGAAAAGATAAAAGAAGTGGCCGACTGGACCGAACAGTACCGGATTTTTTGGACGGCTAAGCTGGATGCACTTGAAGACTTTTTAAAATCAGAATAG
- a CDS encoding DUF5011 domain-containing protein: MKNLSQPLNLSGKIIFSCLLFFFVASMPLLATPVITIIGDNPLTHDVNTTYTDLGATAVDGNNNDITSLITVQIGVRVDIPGVYQVKYSVTDGLGNTANAIRMVLVSDRIAPVINGPATIVVCLNDFSFTEPTVSVTDNYYPTVNLTRTGSFDITVVGQYPITYTATDASGNTNVLVRTISVVDCTQTTGVAEVQKTSLGVYPNPSNGIFEVIFTGESCGRLTITDIQGRTVHSMEAATLNSGRTPINISEMPAGLYFVNFHNTTVKIAIVK; this comes from the coding sequence ATGAAAAATCTATCACAACCTTTAAACCTTTCGGGCAAAATTATTTTTAGCTGTCTGTTATTCTTTTTTGTGGCATCAATGCCACTACTCGCAACTCCCGTAATTACTATAATAGGGGATAATCCGCTAACCCACGATGTAAATACTACTTACACAGATTTGGGAGCAACAGCGGTTGACGGCAACAACAATGATATAACCTCATTAATTACGGTACAGATTGGAGTGAGGGTGGATATACCCGGTGTTTATCAAGTGAAGTATTCTGTAACTGACGGATTGGGTAATACTGCCAATGCTATCCGCATGGTTTTGGTAAGTGACAGGATAGCACCTGTTATAAACGGCCCGGCAACTATAGTAGTTTGCTTAAATGATTTTAGCTTTACAGAACCTACAGTATCAGTCACCGATAATTATTATCCTACTGTAAACTTAACACGCACCGGTAGTTTTGATATTACTGTAGTGGGTCAATATCCGATTACATACACTGCAACAGATGCATCGGGAAACACAAATGTTTTAGTGCGCACTATTTCAGTAGTCGACTGTACCCAAACAACCGGAGTTGCTGAAGTTCAAAAAACCTCTTTGGGTGTTTATCCCAACCCAAGCAACGGTATTTTTGAGGTAATATTTACCGGTGAGTCATGTGGCCGGTTAACTATTACAGATATTCAGGGCCGCACTGTTCATTCAATGGAGGCTGCAACACTAAATAGTGGCAGGACTCCAATAAATATAAGCGAGATGCCCGCAGGGTTGTATTTCGTTAATTTTCATAACACTACAGTTAAAATTGCAATCGTAAAATAA